A stretch of the Campylobacter concisus genome encodes the following:
- a CDS encoding threonine/serine exporter family protein — translation MFELLTATLIDGAFAAVAGLGFAYASSPPKRTLAFCALLAAFAHASRFWIMQMGFFNISVATLIVSFLSGILGMLFAKRLKVPAEIIAFPALLPMVPGVYAYKGILALFSFLNEPDIAKKNEYLIIFFDNAITTTTVSLALGVGVSVVLILFYDQSLMITRGAKCDLATRKMRE, via the coding sequence ATGTTTGAGCTCTTGACTGCGACTCTCATAGACGGCGCTTTTGCCGCGGTGGCGGGGCTTGGCTTTGCCTACGCTAGCTCACCGCCAAAAAGGACTCTCGCATTTTGCGCGCTGCTTGCGGCGTTTGCGCACGCTAGCCGCTTTTGGATCATGCAGATGGGATTTTTTAACATCAGCGTCGCCACTCTTATCGTCTCTTTTTTAAGCGGGATTTTAGGTATGCTCTTTGCCAAACGGCTCAAAGTGCCCGCCGAGATCATCGCGTTTCCCGCACTTTTACCGATGGTGCCCGGAGTCTACGCGTATAAGGGCATCTTGGCGCTGTTTTCGTTTCTAAACGAGCCTGATATCGCTAAGAAAAACGAATATCTAATCATATTTTTCGATAACGCGATCACGACCACGACGGTATCGCTAGCTCTAGGCGTCGGGGTTTCGGTGGTGCTTATTTTATTTTACGATCAGTCTTTGATGATTACTCGCGGTGCCAAGTGCGATCTGGCGACGAGAAAGATGCGCGAGTAA
- a CDS encoding Cj0814 family flagellar-dependent secreted protein: MLSGIGGFSSVTKNFQLNEKHSIKSQIIYKNEISQPDTVEHKFNEVLGYKVDADGYFTSEFNEATGIPKDYKIHSDTLKSLVNVNTNSGILKADFKNIDIAKTVGNAYKILSQVVGEDVLNSKESFNKEDLAKFPQGYEYDNKTLKVLKLHSKISDYMGADSSFQRNERTSITTTFYNSSTIGYYSEHKSLKPSTDILNSNSGGKEDINSGMYFDTTKDKYTDKDGNITKGGLLVGILNKNSHAIEGETTYHGKINGLDKNISSQEYQAKIKAFTDLHGHKYDKYSQSLVDSLPQDLKDFVDFARSLKFVGEINVSDDDKESKSLFEIMQEDMKEAQKRLEKLIRQEKRTQKMLDKNRKYDKGIEQNTRKNLEELRAMMKFNAKSVDIKA, from the coding sequence ATGTTAAGCGGTATCGGTGGGTTTTCTAGTGTTACTAAAAATTTTCAGTTAAATGAAAAACATAGCATAAAGAGTCAAATCATATATAAAAATGAAATCTCGCAGCCGGATACGGTCGAGCACAAATTTAACGAAGTTTTAGGCTATAAAGTAGATGCGGACGGATATTTTACGTCCGAATTTAACGAAGCTACAGGTATTCCAAAGGACTACAAAATCCACTCAGATACCTTAAAATCGCTCGTGAACGTAAATACTAATTCGGGCATTTTAAAAGCCGATTTTAAAAACATAGATATAGCCAAAACAGTCGGCAATGCATATAAAATTTTATCCCAAGTAGTCGGCGAGGACGTTTTAAATTCCAAAGAAAGTTTTAACAAAGAAGACCTTGCCAAATTTCCTCAAGGATACGAATACGACAATAAAACGCTCAAGGTATTAAAGCTTCATAGCAAAATATCAGACTATATGGGAGCCGATAGTAGCTTTCAAAGAAATGAACGAACTAGCATAACGACTACTTTTTATAATAGCTCCACTATCGGTTACTACTCAGAGCATAAGAGCTTAAAACCATCTACCGATATATTAAACAGCAACAGTGGCGGCAAAGAAGATATAAACAGCGGGATGTATTTTGATACTACAAAAGACAAATATACCGATAAAGACGGCAATATAACCAAAGGCGGGCTTTTGGTCGGCATTTTAAACAAAAATAGTCACGCCATAGAAGGTGAAACCACCTATCACGGCAAGATTAACGGGCTGGATAAAAACATATCCTCACAAGAGTACCAAGCAAAAATTAAAGCCTTTACCGACTTGCATGGACATAAATACGATAAATACTCGCAATCTTTAGTGGATTCATTGCCTCAAGATTTAAAAGATTTCGTAGATTTTGCAAGGAGTTTAAAATTTGTCGGCGAGATAAACGTCAGCGACGACGACAAAGAATCAAAAAGTCTCTTTGAAATAATGCAAGAGGATATGAAAGAGGCGCAAAAACGCCTAGAAAAGCTAATCAGGCAAGAAAAGCGAACGCAAAAGATGCTGGATAAAAACAGAAAATACGACAAAGGGATAGAGCAAAATACTAGAAAAAATTTAGAAGAACTTCGGGCGATGATGAAATTTAACGCTAAGAGCGTGGATATAAAGGCTTAA
- a CDS encoding YbgC/FadM family acyl-CoA thioesterase gives MKIRIYYEDTDAGGIVYHTNYIKFCERARSEAFFQAGLNFTKESGYFVVSSLEAKFIASAVLGDEVFVRTKILELKKASLVLEQEIYKFDDKNVEKLLFRATITLAFMKEEKLAKINDEIKKFLENSKF, from the coding sequence GTGAAAATACGAATCTACTACGAAGATACCGATGCTGGTGGCATAGTCTATCATACAAACTACATAAAATTTTGCGAGCGAGCTAGAAGTGAAGCATTTTTTCAGGCTGGGCTAAATTTCACAAAAGAGAGCGGATACTTTGTAGTTTCATCGCTTGAGGCTAAATTTATAGCTTCTGCCGTGCTTGGCGATGAAGTATTTGTTAGAACCAAAATTTTAGAGCTTAAAAAAGCTAGTCTTGTTTTGGAGCAAGAAATTTATAAATTTGATGACAAAAATGTCGAAAAACTACTCTTTAGAGCGACGATTACGTTAGCCTTTATGAAAGAAGAGAAGCTTGCTAAGATAAATGATGAGATAAAGAAATTTTTGGAGAATTCTAAATTTTAA